One window of Triplophysa rosa linkage group LG8, Trosa_1v2, whole genome shotgun sequence genomic DNA carries:
- the kcnj21 gene encoding G protein-activated inward rectifier potassium channel 4 isoform X2, which yields MKLESSSCCVGSERASSTSAFQAMSSFKCQDVEKQGIKLPKKWADPNDKIPTDHTMVVGGVVGGGDSFDPAGAALKKCRQRYVEKDGKCNVHHGNVRETYRYFTDIFTTLVDLKWRLNLLVFTLVYTTTWVFFGLIWWLIAYARGDLDHTDDSDWTPCVNNLNGFVSAFLFSIETETTIGYGYRVITDKCPEGIILLLVQAILGSIVNAFMVGCMFVKISQPNKRAETLMFSNTAVISVRDSRLCLMFRVGDLRNSHIVEASIRAKLIRSKQTKEGEFIPLNQTDINVGFDTGDDRLFLVSPLIICHEFNKNSPFWEISQEQLAREEFEIVVILEGMVEATGMTCQARSSYLNSEVLWGERFTPVLSLEEGFYEVDYDTFHHTYPAPTPSCSAQELAELAKKGEAIPLPPISPPATLVEPQRPKEMPSVENIEAEETVSNGDVNQMECGQE from the exons ATGAAG CTTGAAAGCTCCAGCTGCTGTGTTGGATCTGAGCGGGCATCCTCGACTTCAGCCTTCCAGGCCATGAGTAGTTTTAAGTGCCAGGATGTGGAAAAACAGGGCATCAAGCTGCCAAAAAAATGGGCTGATCCCAATGACAAG ATCCCAACAGACCATACGATGGTTGTTGGTGGAGTGGTGGGGGGAGGAGACTCCTTCGACCCCGCAGGAGCTGCATTAAAGAAATGCCGGCAGCGTTATGTGGAAAAGGACGGCAAGTGCAACGTCCACCACGGAAACGTGCGGGAGACGTACCGTTACTTTACGGACATCTTCACCACGCTGGTGGATTTAAAGTGGCGTTTGAATCTTTTGGTGTTCACGCTGGTCTACACTACCACTTGGGTCTTCTTTGGTCTCATTTGGTGGCTCATCGCATACGCCCGTGGAGACCTGGACCATACCGATGACAGTGACTGGACGCCTTGTGTGAATAACCTGAATGGCTTCGTCTCTGCGTTCCTTTTTTCCATCGAGACTGAAACCACCATTGGTTATGGGTACCGTGTCATTACGGATAAATGTCCAGAAGGAATCATCCTGTTGTTGGTGCAGGCCATCTTGGGCTCCATCGTCAATGCCTTCATGGTGGGCTGTATGTTCGTGAAAATCTCACAGCCAAACAAACGTGCCGAAACGCTGATGTTCTCCAACACAGCTGTGATATCCGTGCGGGATAGCAGGTTGTGTTTGATGTTCCGAGTCGGTGACTTGCGTAACTCGCACATAGTGGAGGCATCCATTAGGGCCAAGCTGATCCGCTCCAAGCAGACCAAGGAAGGAGAGTTTATCCCTCTGAACCAAACAGACATCAATGTGGGGTTTGATACGGGGGACGATCGGCTGTTCCTGGTGTCACCGCTGATCATTTGTCATGAATTCAACAAGAACAGCCCTTTCTGGGAGATCTCTCAGGAGCAACTGGCACGAGAGGAGTTTGAGATAGTGGTCATCCTGGAGGGAATGGTGGAGGCTACAG GAATGACATGTCAGGCCCGCAGCTCGTACCTGAACTCAGAAGTGCTTTGGGGAGAAAGATTCACCCCTGTGCTTTCATTGGAGGAGGGATTCTATGAAGTCGATTATGACACGTTCCACCACACCTACCCTGCACCGACCCCTTCCTGCTCAGCACAGGAGCTAGCGGAACTGGCAAAGAAAGGGGAAGCTATCCCACTGCCCCCTATTTCACCCCCAGCAACTTTGGTAGAACCCCAACGGCCAAAGGAAATGCCCAGCGTGGAGAACATAGAAGCAGAGGAGACTGTTAGCAACGGTGATGTGAACCAAATGGAATGTGGGCAGGAATGA
- the kcnj21 gene encoding G protein-activated inward rectifier potassium channel 4 isoform X3, whose amino-acid sequence MSSFKCQDVEKQGIKLPKKWADPNDKIPTDHTMVVGGVVGGGDSFDPAGAALKKCRQRYVEKDGKCNVHHGNVRETYRYFTDIFTTLVDLKWRLNLLVFTLVYTTTWVFFGLIWWLIAYARGDLDHTDDSDWTPCVNNLNGFVSAFLFSIETETTIGYGYRVITDKCPEGIILLLVQAILGSIVNAFMVGCMFVKISQPNKRAETLMFSNTAVISVRDSRLCLMFRVGDLRNSHIVEASIRAKLIRSKQTKEGEFIPLNQTDINVGFDTGDDRLFLVSPLIICHEFNKNSPFWEISQEQLAREEFEIVVILEGMVEATGMTCQARSSYLNSEVLWGERFTPVLSLEEGFYEVDYDTFHHTYPAPTPSCSAQELAELAKKGEAIPLPPISPPATLVEPQRPKEMPSVENIEAEETVSNGDVNQMECGQE is encoded by the exons ATGAGTAGTTTTAAGTGCCAGGATGTGGAAAAACAGGGCATCAAGCTGCCAAAAAAATGGGCTGATCCCAATGACAAG ATCCCAACAGACCATACGATGGTTGTTGGTGGAGTGGTGGGGGGAGGAGACTCCTTCGACCCCGCAGGAGCTGCATTAAAGAAATGCCGGCAGCGTTATGTGGAAAAGGACGGCAAGTGCAACGTCCACCACGGAAACGTGCGGGAGACGTACCGTTACTTTACGGACATCTTCACCACGCTGGTGGATTTAAAGTGGCGTTTGAATCTTTTGGTGTTCACGCTGGTCTACACTACCACTTGGGTCTTCTTTGGTCTCATTTGGTGGCTCATCGCATACGCCCGTGGAGACCTGGACCATACCGATGACAGTGACTGGACGCCTTGTGTGAATAACCTGAATGGCTTCGTCTCTGCGTTCCTTTTTTCCATCGAGACTGAAACCACCATTGGTTATGGGTACCGTGTCATTACGGATAAATGTCCAGAAGGAATCATCCTGTTGTTGGTGCAGGCCATCTTGGGCTCCATCGTCAATGCCTTCATGGTGGGCTGTATGTTCGTGAAAATCTCACAGCCAAACAAACGTGCCGAAACGCTGATGTTCTCCAACACAGCTGTGATATCCGTGCGGGATAGCAGGTTGTGTTTGATGTTCCGAGTCGGTGACTTGCGTAACTCGCACATAGTGGAGGCATCCATTAGGGCCAAGCTGATCCGCTCCAAGCAGACCAAGGAAGGAGAGTTTATCCCTCTGAACCAAACAGACATCAATGTGGGGTTTGATACGGGGGACGATCGGCTGTTCCTGGTGTCACCGCTGATCATTTGTCATGAATTCAACAAGAACAGCCCTTTCTGGGAGATCTCTCAGGAGCAACTGGCACGAGAGGAGTTTGAGATAGTGGTCATCCTGGAGGGAATGGTGGAGGCTACAG GAATGACATGTCAGGCCCGCAGCTCGTACCTGAACTCAGAAGTGCTTTGGGGAGAAAGATTCACCCCTGTGCTTTCATTGGAGGAGGGATTCTATGAAGTCGATTATGACACGTTCCACCACACCTACCCTGCACCGACCCCTTCCTGCTCAGCACAGGAGCTAGCGGAACTGGCAAAGAAAGGGGAAGCTATCCCACTGCCCCCTATTTCACCCCCAGCAACTTTGGTAGAACCCCAACGGCCAAAGGAAATGCCCAGCGTGGAGAACATAGAAGCAGAGGAGACTGTTAGCAACGGTGATGTGAACCAAATGGAATGTGGGCAGGAATGA
- the fbl gene encoding rRNA 2'-O-methyltransferase fibrillarin codes for MKPGFSPRGGGRGGFGGDRGGRGGFGGDRGGRGGFRGGRGGGGGFRSPGGEGGFRGRGGRGMPRGRGGRGGGGFRGGIRVTVEPHRHEGVFICRGKEDALVTKNMVIGESVYGEKRISVEEGETKIEYRAWNPFRSKLAAAILGGIDQIHIKPGAKVMYLGAASGTTVSHVSDIVGPDGLVYAVEFSHRSGRDLLNVAKKRTNIIPIIEDARHPHKYRMLVGMVDVIFADVAQPDQTRIVALNAHNFLKNGGHFVISIKANCIDSTAAPEAVFASEVKKMSSENMKPQEQLTLEPYERDHAVVVGIYRPPPKQKK; via the exons ATGAAACCAG GATTCAGCCCAAGAGGGGGAGGCAGAGGAGGATTTGGTGGAGACCGAGGCGGAAGGGGAGGGTTTGGAGGAGACAGAGGTGGAAGGGGAGGATTTAGAGGAGGCAGAGGTGGTG GTGGAGGGTTCAGATCCCCTGGTGGTGAAGGTGGGTTCCGTGGGCGAGGTGGCCGTGGCATGCCGAGGGGTCGTGGAGGACGAGGTGGCGGAGGCTTCAGAGGGGGCATTCGAGTGACAGTAGAGCCCCACAGACATGAAG GTGTGTTCATCTGTCGCGGTAAAGAGGATGCTTTGGTTACCAAGAACATGGTGATTGGGGAGTCTGTGTATGGAGAGAAAAGAATCAGTGTTGAG GAAGGGGAAACGAAGATTGAGTACAGAGCATGGAATCCTTTCCGGTCGAAGCTGGCTGCAGCTATATTAGGAGGTATAGACCAGATCCACATCAAACCTGGAGCAAAGGTCATGTACCTCGGAGCTGCATCAGGAACTACTGTATCCCACGTTTCTGATATTGTTGGACCG GATGGATTGGTGTATGCTGTAGAATTCTCCCACAGATCAGGCAGAGACTTGTTAAATGTGGCCAAAAAGAGAACCAACATTATTCCCATCATTGAAGATGCAAGACACCCACACAAGTACCGCATGCTTGTTG GTATGGTGGATGTCATCTTTGCTGATGTTGCTCAGCCTGACCAAACAAGAATCGTTGCCCTCAATGCACACAACTTCTTGAAGAATGGAGgccattttgtcatttccatcAAA GCAAACTGCATTGATTCTACAGCTGCTCCAGAGGCAGTGTTTGCTTCAGAGGTTAAGAAGATGAGCTCAGAGAACATGAAGCCTCAGGAACAGTTGACACTCGAGCCATATGAGAGAGATCATGCGGTTGTTGTAGGAATCTACAG acctccaccaaaacagaagaaatga
- the alkbh8 gene encoding alkylated DNA repair protein alkB homolog 8 isoform X2, with protein MESRMDSTNVRRTKEEKKWLRRQFKASHTLLKHEGISTVSRPTKHLVVFNGGLGNGVSRESLLEVLKEGGNVESLLTPPTKPYAFVTYSSTQASQNAFTLLSGRSLMYSDQSVTLYFSYVERVDSDRTVSCALPPGLSVLEDFVSVEEELQLLKAVDWTLDTDDITVHKALKHRRVKHYGYEFRYDNNNVDKDKPLPGGLPVECDALLQRCLTDGHISVLPDQLTVNQYRSGQGIPPHVDTHSAFEDPILSLSLGAKTVMDFKHPDGRSVSVVLPERSLLVMKGESRYLWTHGKFDVVPVSEDGGSGFLTSDLSNLTLNRRGTRTSLTFRKIRHTPCNCVYPSVCDSQQPPAPPTMPVVEADACCLEAQYVHQVYEEISSHFSSTRHSPWPQVRDFLLSLPPGAILVDIGCGNGKYLGINPEVMAVGCDRSANLVQICVEQGYEAFVSDALSVPLHSGCCDACISIAVIHHFSTKERRQSAIRELIRLLKVGGRALIYVWAMEQEYNKQKSKYLKENKYKENAVPTSCMKTTEENNTNQQEEHISSDIRNTEDGSGDVTARRIHVHTNRTTFLSQDLLVPWHLKGNKDKNKEAASCSTEVPVEQTSQGTVFHRYYHVFQQGELEELCVSGVKVLRSYHDQGNWCVELEKTNDTSSKIDIAMEK; from the exons ATGGAGAGCAGGATGGACAGCACAAATGTCAGAAGAACTAAAGAGGAGAAAAAATGGCTTCGTAGGCAATTTAAAGCCAGTCACACATTACTCAAACATGAGGGCATAAGTACAGTATCGCGTCCCACAAAG CATCTGGTGGTCTTTAATGGGGGTTTGGGAAATGGAGTGAGCAGGGAGTCGCTGCTGGAGGTTCTTAAAGAGGGAGGTAACGTCGAGTCGCTTCTCACACCCCCTACTAAACCATATGCATTTGTGACATATTCATCAACTCAAGCAAGCCAGAATGCTTTCACACTTCTCAGCGGACGATCACTGATGTATTCGGATCAAAGTGTCACACTTTATTTCAGCTATGTTGAGAGAG TGGACAGTGACAGGACTGTGTCTTGTGCTTTGCCCCCTGGACTATCTGTTTTGGAGGATTTTGTGTCTGTAGAGGAGGAGCTACAATTGCTAAAGGCTGTTGATTGGACGTTGGATACTGATGATATCACAG tgCATAAAGCTTTAAAACACAGAAGAGTGAAGCATTATGGATACGAATTTCGCTACGATAATAATAACGTTGACAAGGACAAGCCATTGCCTGGTG GTCTGCCGGTGGAATGTGACGCTTTACTTCAAAGATGTTTGACTGACGGCCACATAAGTGTCCTCCCAGACCAGCTCACTGTAAACCAATACCGAAGTGGACAAG GAATTCCACCCCATGTGGACACTCACTCAGCATTTGAGGACCCTATCCTCTCTTTGAGTCTTGGAGCAAAG ACAGTTATGGACTTTAAACACCCCGATGGGCGCTCTGTCTCTGTGGTACTGCCAGAACGCAGTCTACTGGTGATGAAAGGAGAGAGCCGCTATCTGTGGACTCACGG GAAATTTGATGTGGTGCCGGTTTCAGAGGATGGAGGGTCAGGGTTCTTGACTTCTGATTTGAGTAATCTGACCCTGAATCGCCGTGGCACCAGGACATCACTAACCTTCAGAAAAATTCGGCATACACCATGTAACTGTG TCTATCCATCTGTATGTGATAGCCAGCAGCCACCCGCCCCACCCACAATGCCTGTTGTTGAAGCTGACGCATGCTGTTTGGAAGCACAGTATGTTCACCAGGTCTACGAAGAGATTTCTTCTCACTTCAGCAGCACACGACATTCACCATGGCCCCAGGTGCGAGACTTCCTGCTGTCCCTGCCACCTGGTGCAATTCTGGTGGATATTGGATGCGGCAATGGCAAATACCTTGGGATCAACCCTGAGGTGATGGCG GTGGGCTGTGACCGCAGTGCTAATCTGGTGCAGATCTGCGTCGAGCAAGGTTATGAGGCATTTGTGTCAGATGCTCTGTCTGTTCCCCTACACAGTGGCTGCTGCGATGCCTGCATCTCTATTGCGGTCATTCACCATTTTTCTACAAAG gaGAGAAGACAGTCTGCTATTAGAGAGTTGATCCGGCTGTTAAAAGTGGGAGGAAGAGCACTGATCTATGTTTGGGCCATGGAGCAggaatacaacaaacaaaaatctaaatatctaaaagaaaacaagtacAAAGAAAATGCTGTGCCTACATCATGCATGAAGACAACTGAAGAAAATAACACTAACCAACAGGAGGAGCACATTAGTTCAGACATTAGAAACACAGAGGACGGTTCTGGGGATGTTACAGCACGCAGAATACACGTCCATACGAATCGCACAACTTTCCTTTCCCAAGATCTCCTGGTGCCATGGCACTTAAAGGGTAAtaaggacaaaaacaaagagGCTGCGAGTTGTAGTACAGAGGTCCCTGTGGAGCAAACAAGCCAGGGGACTGTATTTCACCGTTATTATCATGTGTTCCAGCAGGGTGAGCTGGAGGAACTGTGTGTGTCGGGTGTAAAAGTGCTCAGGAGCTACCACGATCAGGGTAACTGGTGTGTGGAGCTGGAAAAAACGAATGATACTTCTTCAAAAATTGATATTGCAATggaaaaataa
- the alkbh8 gene encoding alkylated DNA repair protein alkB homolog 8 isoform X1, with protein sequence MESRMDSTNVRRTKEEKKWLRRQFKASHTLLKHEGISTVSRPTKHLVVFNGGLGNGVSRESLLEVLKEGGNVESLLTPPTKPYAFVTYSSTQASQNAFTLLSGRSLMYSDQSVTLYFSYVERVDSDRTVSCALPPGLSVLEDFVSVEEELQLLKAVDWTLDTDDITVHKALKHRRVKHYGYEFRYDNNNVDKDKPLPGGLPVECDALLQRCLTDGHISVLPDQLTVNQYRSGQGIPPHVDTHSAFEDPILSLSLGAKTVMDFKHPDGRSVSVVLPERSLLVMKGESRYLWTHGITPRKFDVVPVSEDGGSGFLTSDLSNLTLNRRGTRTSLTFRKIRHTPCNCVYPSVCDSQQPPAPPTMPVVEADACCLEAQYVHQVYEEISSHFSSTRHSPWPQVRDFLLSLPPGAILVDIGCGNGKYLGINPEVMAVGCDRSANLVQICVEQGYEAFVSDALSVPLHSGCCDACISIAVIHHFSTKERRQSAIRELIRLLKVGGRALIYVWAMEQEYNKQKSKYLKENKYKENAVPTSCMKTTEENNTNQQEEHISSDIRNTEDGSGDVTARRIHVHTNRTTFLSQDLLVPWHLKGNKDKNKEAASCSTEVPVEQTSQGTVFHRYYHVFQQGELEELCVSGVKVLRSYHDQGNWCVELEKTNDTSSKIDIAMEK encoded by the exons ATGGAGAGCAGGATGGACAGCACAAATGTCAGAAGAACTAAAGAGGAGAAAAAATGGCTTCGTAGGCAATTTAAAGCCAGTCACACATTACTCAAACATGAGGGCATAAGTACAGTATCGCGTCCCACAAAG CATCTGGTGGTCTTTAATGGGGGTTTGGGAAATGGAGTGAGCAGGGAGTCGCTGCTGGAGGTTCTTAAAGAGGGAGGTAACGTCGAGTCGCTTCTCACACCCCCTACTAAACCATATGCATTTGTGACATATTCATCAACTCAAGCAAGCCAGAATGCTTTCACACTTCTCAGCGGACGATCACTGATGTATTCGGATCAAAGTGTCACACTTTATTTCAGCTATGTTGAGAGAG TGGACAGTGACAGGACTGTGTCTTGTGCTTTGCCCCCTGGACTATCTGTTTTGGAGGATTTTGTGTCTGTAGAGGAGGAGCTACAATTGCTAAAGGCTGTTGATTGGACGTTGGATACTGATGATATCACAG tgCATAAAGCTTTAAAACACAGAAGAGTGAAGCATTATGGATACGAATTTCGCTACGATAATAATAACGTTGACAAGGACAAGCCATTGCCTGGTG GTCTGCCGGTGGAATGTGACGCTTTACTTCAAAGATGTTTGACTGACGGCCACATAAGTGTCCTCCCAGACCAGCTCACTGTAAACCAATACCGAAGTGGACAAG GAATTCCACCCCATGTGGACACTCACTCAGCATTTGAGGACCCTATCCTCTCTTTGAGTCTTGGAGCAAAG ACAGTTATGGACTTTAAACACCCCGATGGGCGCTCTGTCTCTGTGGTACTGCCAGAACGCAGTCTACTGGTGATGAAAGGAGAGAGCCGCTATCTGTGGACTCACGG CATAACTCCTAGGAAATTTGATGTGGTGCCGGTTTCAGAGGATGGAGGGTCAGGGTTCTTGACTTCTGATTTGAGTAATCTGACCCTGAATCGCCGTGGCACCAGGACATCACTAACCTTCAGAAAAATTCGGCATACACCATGTAACTGTG TCTATCCATCTGTATGTGATAGCCAGCAGCCACCCGCCCCACCCACAATGCCTGTTGTTGAAGCTGACGCATGCTGTTTGGAAGCACAGTATGTTCACCAGGTCTACGAAGAGATTTCTTCTCACTTCAGCAGCACACGACATTCACCATGGCCCCAGGTGCGAGACTTCCTGCTGTCCCTGCCACCTGGTGCAATTCTGGTGGATATTGGATGCGGCAATGGCAAATACCTTGGGATCAACCCTGAGGTGATGGCG GTGGGCTGTGACCGCAGTGCTAATCTGGTGCAGATCTGCGTCGAGCAAGGTTATGAGGCATTTGTGTCAGATGCTCTGTCTGTTCCCCTACACAGTGGCTGCTGCGATGCCTGCATCTCTATTGCGGTCATTCACCATTTTTCTACAAAG gaGAGAAGACAGTCTGCTATTAGAGAGTTGATCCGGCTGTTAAAAGTGGGAGGAAGAGCACTGATCTATGTTTGGGCCATGGAGCAggaatacaacaaacaaaaatctaaatatctaaaagaaaacaagtacAAAGAAAATGCTGTGCCTACATCATGCATGAAGACAACTGAAGAAAATAACACTAACCAACAGGAGGAGCACATTAGTTCAGACATTAGAAACACAGAGGACGGTTCTGGGGATGTTACAGCACGCAGAATACACGTCCATACGAATCGCACAACTTTCCTTTCCCAAGATCTCCTGGTGCCATGGCACTTAAAGGGTAAtaaggacaaaaacaaagagGCTGCGAGTTGTAGTACAGAGGTCCCTGTGGAGCAAACAAGCCAGGGGACTGTATTTCACCGTTATTATCATGTGTTCCAGCAGGGTGAGCTGGAGGAACTGTGTGTGTCGGGTGTAAAAGTGCTCAGGAGCTACCACGATCAGGGTAACTGGTGTGTGGAGCTGGAAAAAACGAATGATACTTCTTCAAAAATTGATATTGCAATggaaaaataa